One part of the Dyadobacter sp. 676 genome encodes these proteins:
- a CDS encoding YegS/Rv2252/BmrU family lipid kinase, producing the protein MSSQPKVLLVVNPISGDVNKDIIFERVIEKSEAEGCDLRIYNTTGSDDGQTVREMVENIRPERVLVAGGDGTISMVAQALHGTDAVLCIIPAGSANGLSVDFGLSGSIDQALEVAFEGAVSAIDAVSINGEISLHLADIGLNALLVKNYEDSDTRGKLGYAREMLRTLSEHENFEVRITTGDEVLETEALIVIIANAKKYGTGVSINPIGDMCDGFFELVIAKKLDFIETAKILAGSTDFNPEIMKVISVEKAKIECVQKAAHFQIDGEYKGLVKELEAVILPEYVRVAIPKGLREVNA; encoded by the coding sequence ATGTCTTCACAACCGAAAGTTTTGCTGGTAGTAAATCCCATTTCCGGGGATGTGAACAAGGATATTATTTTTGAAAGGGTTATCGAAAAGTCGGAAGCCGAGGGCTGTGACCTGCGTATTTACAACACCACCGGCAGCGACGATGGGCAGACCGTCCGTGAAATGGTTGAAAATATCAGGCCCGAGCGCGTGCTTGTAGCCGGCGGCGACGGCACTATTTCCATGGTAGCGCAGGCATTGCATGGCACCGACGCCGTTCTTTGCATCATTCCCGCCGGTTCAGCCAATGGTCTTTCCGTTGATTTCGGGCTGTCCGGCTCCATCGACCAGGCATTGGAAGTAGCGTTCGAAGGCGCTGTTTCGGCCATCGACGCGGTTTCGATTAATGGCGAAATCAGTCTGCATCTGGCTGATATCGGTTTAAATGCATTGCTGGTCAAAAACTACGAGGACAGCGACACACGCGGCAAGCTGGGTTATGCGCGGGAAATGTTGCGGACGCTGAGCGAACATGAAAATTTCGAGGTAAGAATCACTACCGGCGACGAGGTACTTGAAACCGAAGCATTGATCGTAATCATCGCCAATGCTAAAAAATACGGTACCGGGGTGAGTATCAATCCGATAGGTGATATGTGCGACGGCTTTTTCGAGTTGGTGATCGCCAAGAAGCTGGATTTTATCGAAACCGCTAAAATCCTCGCCGGCAGCACGGACTTCAATCCCGAGATTATGAAAGTGATTTCCGTAGAAAAAGCGAAGATCGAATGCGTCCAAAAAGCAGCGCATTTTCAGATCGACGGGGAATACAAGGGGCTGGTAAAGGAACTGGAAGCGGTGATATTGCCGGAGTATGTAAGGGTTGCCATTCCAAAAGGGCTCCGGGAAGTCAACGCATAA
- a CDS encoding acetylxylan esterase: protein MKIAYTILFGILGFASAMQAQQAELCQGAYFTEEQGKAFLEKHVPASRVEWEARAAQIRQQIRNGMDLQTLPEKPTSQPIIHSKKIMDGYSIENVAFESMPGIYVTGNLYRPLKQQKSYAGILAPHGHGENPHGRFREQTQKRCATLARMGAIVFVWDMVGQGDARQCEHKMPKALKLQTINSIRSLDFLLSIPGVDPNRIACTGESGGGTQTFLLAALDNRVKVSAPVVMISAYFFGGCVCESGLPIHKNGGYQTNNVEIAALTAPRPMIMISDGGDWTRNTPEVEYPFMQKIYSLYDKKDNLETVHLANEKHDYGPSKRKAMYAFMAEHLKLDLKAVTDKNGQIDEEPAKVLEQKDLAVFDAVHPRPANAVMGDEAVLKLL from the coding sequence ATGAAAATCGCATATACCATCCTTTTCGGGATTCTTGGTTTCGCATCGGCCATGCAAGCCCAGCAGGCCGAACTCTGCCAGGGTGCTTATTTTACCGAAGAACAAGGCAAGGCATTCCTCGAAAAACACGTCCCAGCTTCCCGCGTAGAATGGGAAGCCCGCGCCGCGCAAATCCGGCAGCAGATCCGTAACGGAATGGATTTGCAAACATTACCCGAGAAACCCACGTCGCAACCGATTATCCATTCTAAAAAAATAATGGACGGCTACTCGATCGAAAATGTCGCTTTCGAGAGCATGCCGGGTATTTATGTGACGGGAAATTTGTACCGGCCATTGAAACAACAAAAGTCGTACGCAGGTATCCTCGCGCCGCACGGCCATGGTGAGAATCCGCACGGGCGCTTCCGCGAGCAGACGCAGAAGCGCTGCGCGACGCTCGCACGCATGGGCGCGATCGTGTTCGTGTGGGACATGGTAGGGCAGGGCGATGCCAGGCAATGCGAACATAAAATGCCGAAAGCGCTGAAATTGCAAACGATCAATAGCATCCGTTCGCTGGATTTCCTGCTGTCCATTCCCGGGGTCGATCCCAACCGTATTGCCTGTACCGGCGAATCGGGTGGGGGAACGCAGACGTTCCTGCTGGCTGCGTTGGATAACCGCGTGAAAGTATCGGCGCCGGTAGTAATGATATCGGCCTATTTCTTCGGAGGATGCGTTTGCGAGAGCGGCCTGCCAATTCATAAAAACGGTGGGTACCAGACCAATAATGTAGAAATTGCTGCATTAACCGCCCCGCGACCGATGATCATGATCTCCGACGGGGGCGACTGGACCAGGAACACGCCGGAAGTGGAATATCCGTTCATGCAGAAGATTTATTCGCTTTATGACAAGAAAGATAACCTCGAAACCGTGCATCTGGCTAACGAAAAACACGATTACGGCCCGTCGAAGCGGAAGGCGATGTATGCTTTCATGGCTGAACACCTCAAACTCGACCTGAAAGCGGTAACGGACAAGAACGGACAAATCGACGAAGAGCCTGCCAAAGTATTGGAACAAAAGGATCTGGCCGTTTTTGATGCCGTTCATCCACGGCCGGCGAACGCGGTCATGGGTGACGAAGCGGTGCTTAAACTTTTATAG
- a CDS encoding GntP family permease, which produces MIFAIVLAAIAFIVLSSIILKMHPLVGLLLAALGVGVFAGLPIDKLAETIGKGFGELMSKIGLMVILGCVIGAILDKSGAAIKVADVILKVFRDKRPAFAMSVIGGIVGIPVFCDSGFIILHKLNQIVAKRTGKPLATIALSLSGGLFATHTLVPPTPGPLSAAGNLGIPDSIGLVILIGLIVSIPSLFLSTWFAGKYAKNVKLMDDAAIDEPQIIEEQLLPPAWKAFMPIVLPILLITLASFAKILQFPGELTRWLNFLGSPLVSFLLAIFFSYSLFPENASQRMMACFKSGIEHCGTTLVLVGAGGAFGAILKETSLKEMVSEWLLHNEMSGGYLLVIAFLIAVFFKTAQGSTTSAMVLTTSILAPLLASLGFVTSVQITLVVMAVGSGAMIVSHTNDAWFWVVSQFTGISAKDTYRTHTVLTGLQGVVSFAATMVLYLLLG; this is translated from the coding sequence ATGATCTTTGCTATCGTACTGGCCGCCATCGCGTTTATTGTCCTTAGTTCCATCATTTTGAAGATGCACCCGCTTGTCGGGCTGTTGCTTGCCGCGCTTGGAGTAGGCGTGTTCGCTGGCTTGCCGATCGATAAGCTCGCTGAAACGATTGGTAAAGGTTTCGGAGAGTTGATGTCGAAGATCGGGCTGATGGTGATCCTTGGCTGCGTAATAGGCGCAATCCTGGATAAATCCGGCGCGGCCATTAAAGTTGCGGATGTGATTTTAAAGGTATTCCGGGATAAGCGGCCAGCATTTGCCATGTCGGTGATTGGCGGCATTGTAGGCATTCCTGTTTTTTGCGACTCCGGTTTCATTATTTTACACAAACTCAACCAGATTGTTGCCAAGCGGACTGGCAAGCCGCTGGCTACCATTGCATTATCGCTGTCCGGCGGTTTGTTCGCCACCCACACCCTTGTACCCCCCACGCCCGGCCCGCTGTCCGCAGCCGGTAACCTGGGTATTCCGGATTCCATTGGGCTGGTCATTCTCATCGGCCTTATTGTTTCTATTCCCAGCCTTTTCCTGTCGACCTGGTTTGCCGGGAAATATGCTAAAAATGTAAAACTGATGGACGACGCGGCCATTGACGAGCCCCAAATTATAGAGGAGCAATTGTTACCTCCCGCCTGGAAAGCGTTTATGCCCATTGTACTGCCTATTCTGCTTATTACCCTTGCCTCTTTTGCCAAAATTCTGCAATTCCCCGGAGAACTCACGCGCTGGCTGAACTTTCTCGGCAGCCCGCTGGTGTCGTTTCTGCTGGCGATATTTTTCAGCTATTCCCTATTCCCTGAAAATGCTTCGCAACGCATGATGGCCTGTTTTAAAAGTGGCATAGAGCACTGCGGCACTACCCTCGTGCTAGTAGGCGCGGGAGGCGCTTTCGGGGCTATTTTAAAAGAAACCTCCTTGAAGGAAATGGTGAGTGAATGGCTGCTGCATAACGAAATGTCCGGTGGCTATTTGTTGGTGATCGCGTTTCTGATTGCCGTATTTTTCAAAACGGCACAAGGTTCCACAACCTCGGCCATGGTGCTCACCACGAGCATCCTGGCGCCACTGCTTGCATCGCTCGGTTTTGTAACGTCCGTTCAGATAACATTGGTCGTAATGGCAGTAGGCAGCGGCGCGATGATCGTTTCGCATACCAACGACGCCTGGTTCTGGGTCGTATCGCAATTTACCGGCATTTCAGCGAAGGACACCTATCGCACGCACACCGTTCTGACAGGCTTGCAGGGCGTTGTAAGTTTCGCGGCGACGATGGTTTTATATTTGCTTCTTGGATAG
- the sucC gene encoding ADP-forming succinate--CoA ligase subunit beta, protein MNIHEYQGKSVLKKYGVRIQEGLVADTPDKAVEVARELSQQTGTKWYVVKSQIHAGGRGKGRIVGSEQRGVALAKSVEDVRTISNNILGKVLVTHQTGAEGKQVNKVLIAEDVYYPGPSEPKEYYLSILLDRAKNCNVIMASTEGGMDIEEVAEHTPEKIIKEWIDPAVGLQPFQARKVAFALGLEGDAFKEMVKFITALYKAYVESDSSMFEINPVLKTSDNKILAVDAKVNLDDNALYRHPELAEMRDTNEEDPLEVEAGANNLNYVKLDGNVGCMVNGAGLAMATMDLIKLSGGEPANFLDVGGGANARTVEAGFRIILKDPNVKAILINIFGGIVRCDRVAAGVVEAYKAIGEIPVPIIVRLQGTNAEEGARIINESGLKVYSAIEFKEAATKVSEVLAELGV, encoded by the coding sequence ATGAATATTCACGAATATCAAGGCAAAAGCGTTCTTAAAAAATACGGTGTGCGTATTCAGGAAGGCCTCGTAGCCGACACTCCGGATAAGGCGGTAGAAGTTGCACGTGAGCTCAGCCAGCAGACAGGCACCAAGTGGTATGTTGTAAAATCCCAGATCCACGCAGGTGGCCGCGGCAAGGGCCGTATCGTCGGCAGTGAGCAACGCGGTGTGGCGTTGGCTAAGTCGGTTGAAGATGTCAGGACCATCTCCAACAACATTCTGGGCAAAGTATTGGTAACGCACCAGACCGGTGCAGAAGGCAAGCAAGTCAATAAAGTCCTGATCGCAGAAGACGTATACTATCCAGGCCCCAGCGAGCCGAAAGAATATTACCTGTCGATCCTGTTGGATCGCGCCAAAAACTGCAACGTGATCATGGCCAGCACTGAAGGCGGTATGGACATCGAAGAAGTTGCGGAGCATACACCTGAAAAAATCATCAAGGAATGGATCGATCCTGCTGTGGGATTGCAGCCGTTCCAGGCGCGTAAAGTGGCATTTGCACTGGGCCTCGAAGGCGACGCATTCAAGGAAATGGTGAAATTTATCACTGCGCTTTACAAAGCCTACGTGGAAAGCGACTCGTCGATGTTCGAAATCAACCCGGTTTTAAAAACGTCCGATAATAAAATCCTCGCCGTTGATGCGAAAGTAAACCTGGACGACAACGCATTGTACCGTCATCCGGAACTGGCAGAAATGCGCGACACCAACGAAGAAGACCCATTGGAAGTAGAAGCAGGCGCCAACAACCTGAACTACGTAAAACTGGACGGAAACGTAGGTTGTATGGTGAACGGAGCCGGTTTGGCAATGGCTACCATGGACCTGATCAAGCTTTCAGGCGGTGAGCCTGCCAACTTCCTCGACGTAGGCGGTGGCGCGAACGCTCGCACCGTGGAAGCAGGTTTCCGCATCATTCTGAAAGACCCGAACGTAAAAGCGATCCTGATCAACATCTTCGGCGGTATAGTGCGTTGTGACCGTGTTGCTGCCGGTGTAGTGGAAGCCTACAAAGCGATCGGCGAAATTCCGGTGCCTATCATCGTTCGTCTGCAGGGAACCAATGCCGAGGAAGGCGCGCGCATCATTAACGAATCCGGCCTGAAAGTTTACTCCGCAATCGAATTCAAAGAAGCTGCAACCAAAGTATCAGAGGTTCTCGCTGAGCTGGGTGTTTAA
- a CDS encoding ABC transporter ATP-binding protein, which translates to MELLRASGIRRTYGSLQVLKGIDLEVKKGEVVAIVGPSGAGKSTFLHILGTLDRPEQGEVFIEGINVFTQKDKDLARFRNEKIGFIFQFHNLLAEFTALENVCMPGYINGNVSEKDIQARAKELLELLGLGGRMDHLPSQLSGGEQQRVAVARALLNRPAIVLADEPSGNLDSHNALDLHQLFFKLRDETGQTFIIVTHNEELAEMADRRLVMQDGLMVQHSV; encoded by the coding sequence ATGGAGCTACTTCGGGCGAGCGGGATCAGGCGTACTTACGGTTCTTTGCAGGTTTTAAAAGGCATTGATTTGGAAGTAAAAAAGGGGGAAGTAGTGGCCATCGTAGGACCGTCGGGTGCCGGGAAAAGCACCTTCCTGCATATCCTCGGAACGCTCGACCGGCCGGAGCAAGGCGAGGTCTTCATCGAGGGCATTAATGTGTTTACCCAGAAGGACAAAGACCTCGCACGCTTCCGTAACGAGAAGATCGGCTTCATTTTCCAGTTCCACAATTTGCTGGCGGAGTTTACGGCATTGGAGAACGTCTGTATGCCGGGGTACATCAACGGTAATGTCAGCGAAAAGGACATTCAGGCACGTGCCAAAGAACTGCTCGAACTACTCGGTCTTGGTGGCAGAATGGATCATTTGCCGTCTCAACTTTCCGGTGGCGAACAGCAGCGCGTAGCAGTTGCCAGGGCATTGCTGAACCGGCCCGCCATTGTGTTAGCCGATGAACCCAGTGGTAACCTCGATTCGCATAATGCATTGGATTTGCATCAGTTGTTTTTCAAGCTGCGGGATGAAACCGGCCAGACATTCATTATTGTGACGCATAACGAGGAATTGGCCGAAATGGCGGATAGGAGATTGGTGATGCAGGACGGATTGATGGTCCAGCATTCCGTCTAA
- a CDS encoding co-chaperone GroES — protein MSTLAEIQVNVQPLADRVLIEPAPAEEKTAFGIIIPDTAKEKPQRGTVLAVGPGKKDEPLTVKVGDTVLYGKYSGTELAYEGKDVLIMRESDIYAIIG, from the coding sequence ATGTCAACTTTAGCAGAAATACAAGTGAATGTACAACCGCTAGCTGACCGTGTTCTCATCGAACCTGCCCCAGCCGAAGAAAAAACAGCATTTGGTATCATCATCCCTGATACTGCGAAGGAAAAACCGCAACGTGGAACCGTATTGGCGGTAGGCCCCGGTAAAAAAGACGAGCCGCTTACAGTAAAAGTTGGAGATACCGTATTGTACGGTAAGTACTCAGGCACTGAATTGGCATACGAAGGAAAAGACGTCCTGATTATGCGCGAGTCGGACATCTATGCGATCATAGGTTAA
- the secG gene encoding preprotein translocase subunit SecG encodes MYLGLIILVAIVAVLLILVVLVQNSKGGGLSSEFSGAGTTQMFGVKKTTDLLEQITWGLASAVIVISLASYIMVGGANTGAGINSINVDRAQNAVVPGGKINPAPAQKEGAAPAAGETAPAGTTTPAATPADTAKK; translated from the coding sequence ATGTATTTGGGTTTAATTATTCTGGTTGCCATTGTTGCAGTGTTGTTGATTTTGGTCGTTTTGGTCCAAAATTCAAAAGGAGGAGGGCTTTCGAGCGAGTTTAGCGGCGCAGGCACCACCCAAATGTTTGGCGTTAAAAAGACAACCGACCTGCTCGAACAAATCACATGGGGGTTGGCAAGCGCAGTGATTGTCATTTCACTGGCTTCTTACATTATGGTAGGCGGTGCCAATACTGGCGCTGGCATCAACAGTATCAACGTCGACAGAGCTCAGAACGCGGTAGTTCCGGGTGGCAAAATCAATCCGGCACCTGCGCAAAAAGAAGGTGCGGCGCCTGCTGCGGGCGAAACTGCTCCCGCCGGCACCACAACACCGGCTGCAACTCCTGCCGACACTGCGAAGAAATAA
- a CDS encoding LptE family protein has translation MKNKVKIWALVFLICPVFMSGCGVYSFTGTNLSPDIKTFSVLNFTMGTAGGPSDLPQRLTEDLKEYFQRNTSLVSQPGGGDLVLEGSITGYDVTPAAPTANDQAGLNRLNVTVQVRYTNAKDETKNFDQSFTYYADFPQDQTLNQNEARLLPTIRENLVQQIFNKSAADW, from the coding sequence TTGAAGAATAAAGTTAAAATATGGGCATTGGTGTTCCTGATTTGCCCGGTTTTCATGTCGGGTTGCGGGGTTTATTCATTTACAGGAACCAACCTTTCTCCCGACATCAAGACGTTCAGCGTACTCAATTTCACCATGGGTACCGCTGGTGGCCCGAGTGATCTGCCTCAGCGCCTCACTGAGGATTTAAAAGAGTATTTTCAACGAAATACCAGCCTGGTAAGCCAGCCCGGCGGTGGCGACCTCGTTCTGGAAGGCTCCATCACGGGCTACGATGTGACGCCCGCGGCCCCCACCGCGAACGACCAGGCGGGCCTGAACCGGCTGAACGTAACCGTACAGGTGCGGTATACCAACGCAAAGGACGAGACCAAGAACTTCGACCAGTCGTTCACCTATTACGCAGACTTTCCCCAGGATCAGACGCTCAACCAGAACGAAGCGCGCTTGCTCCCGACTATCCGGGAAAACCTGGTGCAGCAGATTTTCAATAAATCGGCCGCCGACTGGTAG
- a CDS encoding sigma-54 dependent transcriptional regulator: MDSSEIQAIKNRFGIIGNSSGLNHAINVAVQVAATDLTVLITGESGSGKESFSKIIHSLSARKHGPFIAINCGAIPEGTIDSELFGHEKGAFTGALDARKGYFETTNSGTIFLDEVGEMPLGTQARLLRVLENGEYIRVGSSKVLKTNVRVVAATNVNLLDAVNNGKFREDLYYRLNTVPIYVPPLRDRGEDILLLFRKFTNDFSERYRTKPVRLDNEARSLLLQYAFPGNIRQLKNIAEQITILETDKDLPISAETLNHYLNPVQPSSRRALVPLRSGDDSATSFSERELLYKVLFDMRRDMTELKKLVRNVLENEKYGGEILKDHQELFSSLNSTEPVITTPAIEPARLLTPPPSRTVDLDRYSDERDEIEDVMHVTAEEESLSLEDKEKEMIIKALRKNNNKRKYAANALGISERTLYRKIKQYDIEE, translated from the coding sequence ATGGATTCATCGGAAATACAAGCAATAAAGAACCGCTTCGGGATCATCGGCAACTCGTCGGGCCTGAACCACGCGATCAATGTGGCCGTGCAGGTCGCAGCGACCGACCTGACGGTTTTAATCACCGGTGAAAGCGGAAGCGGCAAAGAGTCATTTTCTAAAATCATACACAGCCTCAGCGCACGCAAGCACGGGCCGTTCATTGCCATCAACTGCGGCGCGATCCCGGAAGGAACAATCGATTCGGAACTGTTCGGGCACGAAAAAGGCGCATTTACCGGCGCATTGGATGCGCGCAAAGGCTATTTCGAAACGACCAACAGCGGGACAATTTTCCTCGACGAAGTGGGTGAAATGCCGCTCGGTACCCAGGCAAGGTTGCTTCGCGTTCTGGAAAACGGCGAATATATTCGTGTCGGTTCGTCCAAAGTTTTGAAGACAAATGTCCGTGTCGTAGCGGCCACGAATGTCAACCTGCTCGACGCGGTAAACAACGGCAAATTTCGGGAAGACTTATATTACCGCCTCAATACCGTTCCTATTTACGTCCCGCCGCTACGCGATCGCGGCGAGGATATTCTCCTTCTTTTCCGGAAGTTTACAAACGATTTCTCCGAACGCTATCGCACCAAACCGGTCAGGCTCGACAACGAGGCACGGAGCCTTTTGCTCCAATATGCATTCCCGGGTAATATCCGTCAGTTGAAAAACATCGCGGAACAGATTACGATCCTCGAAACCGACAAGGATCTGCCGATCAGCGCCGAAACGCTGAACCATTATCTGAACCCCGTTCAGCCATCCAGCCGGAGGGCATTGGTTCCGCTACGTTCGGGGGATGACAGCGCCACGTCGTTTTCGGAAAGGGAGCTTTTGTATAAAGTACTTTTCGATATGCGCAGGGATATGACGGAGCTGAAAAAGCTCGTCAGGAACGTACTTGAAAATGAGAAGTATGGAGGCGAAATCCTGAAAGATCATCAGGAACTTTTCAGCTCCCTGAACAGTACCGAGCCGGTCATTACCACGCCTGCCATCGAACCGGCGCGCCTGCTGACACCTCCGCCGTCGCGGACAGTGGACCTGGACCGCTATTCCGACGAACGCGATGAAATAGAGGACGTCATGCATGTAACCGCCGAGGAGGAATCGCTTTCGCTGGAAGACAAGGAGAAGGAAATGATTATCAAGGCGCTTCGCAAAAACAACAACAAGCGAAAATATGCCGCCAATGCATTGGGCATTTCCGAGCGTACGTTATACAGGAAGATCAAACAATACGACATTGAAGAATAA
- the miaB gene encoding tRNA (N6-isopentenyl adenosine(37)-C2)-methylthiotransferase MiaB has product MEQRIANSLKILTEADKEACETVRVSENEPLSGKKRLFIESYGCQMNFSDSEIVASVMRDAGFATTSDVNNADLIFLNTCAIRDNAEQKVRNRLKQLNFIKKNKPGMLIGVLGCMAERLKTKFLEEEKMVDIVTGPDAYRDLPRLVEEAETGQKGVNVFLSREETYADISPIRLNSNGVTAFISIMRGCDNMCSFCVVPFTRGRERSRDPYSIVKEAEDLFRDGYREVTLLGQNVDSYKWKPEANGENETVVNFADLLEMVAKVSPELRIRFSTSHPKDITDEVLYTMKKYDNICKYIHLPAQSGNTRVLELMNRTYTREWYMERINAIRRILGEDCGISHDMIAGFCTETEEEHRDSLSLMEYSNFDFGYMFAYSERPGTLAAKKYRDDIPEDVKKRRLAEIIELQGRLSLERNQRLVGTVQKVLIEGTSKRSEDDLCGRNDQNKMVVFPRENFKKGQYVDVMITECTAATLLGYALQPEPVLN; this is encoded by the coding sequence ATGGAGCAAAGAATTGCAAATTCATTAAAAATATTGACAGAGGCGGATAAGGAAGCCTGTGAAACAGTGCGGGTTTCGGAGAACGAACCGCTTTCAGGAAAAAAAAGGCTGTTTATCGAAAGCTACGGTTGCCAGATGAACTTCTCGGATAGCGAGATCGTGGCGTCGGTTATGCGCGACGCAGGTTTTGCAACCACATCGGACGTCAACAATGCGGACCTGATCTTCCTGAATACCTGCGCCATCCGCGACAATGCGGAGCAAAAGGTGCGCAACCGGCTGAAACAGCTCAATTTCATCAAAAAGAACAAGCCCGGTATGCTCATCGGCGTGCTCGGTTGCATGGCGGAGCGTCTTAAAACCAAGTTTCTGGAAGAAGAGAAAATGGTCGACATTGTGACGGGCCCCGACGCTTACCGCGATCTGCCGAGGCTGGTGGAAGAGGCCGAAACAGGTCAGAAAGGTGTGAATGTATTCCTTTCGCGAGAAGAGACCTACGCCGATATCTCTCCTATCCGACTGAATTCCAATGGCGTAACCGCATTCATTTCCATCATGCGGGGCTGCGATAATATGTGCAGCTTCTGCGTTGTGCCATTCACCCGCGGACGCGAACGCAGCCGTGACCCCTATTCGATCGTGAAAGAGGCGGAAGATCTTTTCCGCGACGGCTACCGTGAGGTAACGTTGCTCGGCCAGAACGTCGACAGCTACAAATGGAAGCCCGAAGCGAACGGGGAAAACGAAACGGTCGTAAATTTTGCCGACCTGCTTGAAATGGTCGCCAAGGTAAGCCCCGAGCTCCGGATCCGTTTCAGTACGTCGCATCCTAAGGACATTACCGACGAGGTATTGTATACCATGAAAAAGTACGACAATATCTGCAAATACATCCACCTGCCCGCGCAAAGCGGTAATACCCGCGTGCTGGAACTGATGAACCGCACCTATACCCGGGAATGGTACATGGAGCGTATCAACGCGATCCGGCGCATTCTGGGCGAAGATTGCGGCATTTCGCACGACATGATCGCCGGTTTCTGCACGGAAACGGAAGAAGAGCACCGCGATTCCCTATCGCTGATGGAGTATTCGAACTTCGATTTCGGCTATATGTTCGCCTATTCGGAACGTCCGGGTACGTTGGCGGCAAAAAAATACAGGGATGATATTCCCGAGGATGTTAAAAAGCGCAGGCTGGCGGAAATCATCGAATTGCAGGGACGCCTCTCGCTGGAACGCAACCAGCGGCTGGTAGGTACCGTGCAAAAGGTCCTCATAGAAGGCACTTCCAAACGTTCGGAAGACGATCTTTGTGGCCGTAACGACCAGAATAAAATGGTGGTTTTCCCACGTGAAAACTTCAAAAAAGGGCAGTATGTCGACGTGATGATCACCGAATGTACTGCCGCTACCCTGCTGGGCTACGCCTTGCAGCCGGAGCCGGTCTTAAACTAG